A single window of Flavobacteriales bacterium DNA harbors:
- a CDS encoding DUF2341 domain-containing protein, translated as MRKFYTQALSLTLLLTCIFSGQSKAQLAGYLYRKTITIDASKVSGSGSHTNFPVLINHTDADLKDATNCNGWDIKFTQSDGSTVLDHELVSFDHTTGQIIAWVNVPSLSTSANTIIYMYYGYVDAIASNPSTTSTWNSNYKGVWHFQTNYNDASSTGNNGTNNRGTLTTGQSGKAVDLEQNNSNYVALSDPAFGDSDPITVEAWVKAESLSGNDATWGAGVVCSTTGDQKNDFMLNVSSSGSISFFDWRNSGADLDGRSRTGTGEITTGTWYYIVGVWDGSTNRIYKNGAEISGLTVSSTSSGWATQHRIGSAYTVQKYYFDGLVDEVRISNSQRSADWIATTYNTINDPSTFYSVGSEESVLDVNAFGYTTRIDIDPDQVSGSGDLSNFTVMISFTDAGMKSATNGGNVQSDNGYDIIFADADNSLVLNHQLEKYDATTGEVVAWVKIPTLSGSSPTTIYMHYGNAAITSDYSSVGTWPCTYKAVWHLHSSFNDASPSGNNLTNTGSADITGIAANAQDFEKGSLNYATFSDPALDDSDPLTVEAWINVESLSGNDANWGSGIVASNTGDKTNDFILSVDKNGAIHFSDWRNDGADTDGRSKSATGQITTGTWYYVTAVWDGSSRKIYKNGSQLGGLSNATTGSGWTYMNSLGRSYTTSGYYFDGIIDEVRISRTERSADWIATNYNNISNPSSFFTLNKIVRSTTTGNWSDGSTWEGGIAPTSTDSVIIQATDVVTLTANASCDGLNIEADGTLDASTGDYKLTLTGVFTNAGTFTHQDGEVEMAGTEAQEISGTTTFHDLTINNSAGVTISSGTSYIEGSLTPTLGTLTIDPAAGLTLLSNSSHTGRIGSFNGSSDISGNVTVQRFVPKVPAYAGFRHLAFPIENADLSDIDDDITLSGVTGSTGSGSAWTGYWNNVYWYDEDQVDDGTMDAGWVALTDVTDLLDYRLGYNIWIYKNDLNATFDVTGTLHTGNTTFNITYDNRGAAEDNGWNLISNPYPSQIDWEHADVVYNGSVNNAIYVYNDAHEHYEGWVNGIALNHGTQYIASGQGFLIQTSGAAPTLTMTEDVKTNVATTFYGRQNMAAMPDMFKINITNNTLSDQCVITFRDGATNQFDKTMDAHKPWMTLKGTPNIASLSSEGESMAINSLPIPEQRLQIPLRVKVLTPGTYSLSASDIKMNDKFCMMLEDKLTGKVMDLRSMETYTFDTQSKDVKDRFVVHLSINPVLNVQSTPAACQGSATGKVAVSANQGEWVFDWFNADHQLIRSTGITGKEMELDHLKPGTYYVQARNNDGTLTCGWNETTIELGSATEINLTTNPEQSQPSHCNMADGTVSIAVNGGIEPYTILWSDGGSGAERTNLKAGVYNVKITDAASCTTDNEVEITSVNNVVSQFAVATQKPAAESNISFTNTSEHANSYSWDFGDGTAANHQANPVHVYTKPGVYTVSLTASNGNCTTLTTQDILVDKKTGNITPGDGAPTLEVSTVNNNILVRVNGNAQNGMADISLYNLLGQELSRKEASGNQLVTFQVNKSGIYLLQVRVDGNTVLTHKVTAHN; from the coding sequence ATGAGAAAGTTTTACACGCAAGCGCTATCCCTTACATTGCTTCTCACTTGCATTTTCAGTGGGCAATCAAAAGCGCAGCTAGCAGGCTACCTGTACCGTAAAACCATAACCATTGATGCATCCAAAGTATCAGGATCAGGCAGTCACACCAATTTTCCCGTTCTCATCAACCATACCGATGCCGACTTAAAAGACGCAACCAATTGCAACGGCTGGGACATCAAATTCACCCAAAGTGACGGATCCACGGTATTGGACCATGAGCTTGTCTCGTTTGACCATACTACCGGTCAAATCATCGCATGGGTTAATGTACCGTCTCTATCCACTTCTGCCAACACCATCATATACATGTACTACGGTTATGTGGATGCCATTGCCAGCAATCCGTCAACCACATCTACATGGAATTCCAACTACAAAGGCGTTTGGCACTTCCAGACCAATTACAACGATGCTTCATCCACAGGCAACAACGGAACCAACAACCGTGGTACACTAACCACGGGGCAGTCCGGTAAAGCCGTAGACCTGGAACAAAACAACTCCAATTATGTTGCGCTCAGCGATCCTGCTTTCGGCGACAGCGACCCTATAACAGTGGAAGCCTGGGTTAAAGCAGAAAGTCTCAGCGGCAACGACGCCACCTGGGGGGCTGGTGTTGTGTGCTCCACCACCGGTGACCAGAAAAACGACTTCATGCTGAACGTGAGTTCCAGCGGTTCAATCTCTTTCTTTGACTGGCGGAATAGCGGCGCAGACCTTGACGGAAGAAGCAGAACCGGAACCGGAGAAATCACCACCGGCACATGGTATTACATTGTAGGCGTATGGGACGGTTCAACCAACCGGATATACAAAAACGGGGCGGAAATCAGCGGCCTCACCGTATCATCCACCAGCAGCGGGTGGGCCACCCAACACCGCATCGGATCTGCTTATACCGTGCAGAAATATTATTTCGACGGATTGGTTGATGAGGTCAGGATATCCAATTCACAACGTTCTGCAGATTGGATTGCAACTACATACAATACCATCAACGATCCATCAACATTTTACAGCGTAGGTAGTGAAGAAAGCGTGTTGGATGTGAATGCTTTCGGTTATACCACACGCATCGACATTGACCCTGACCAGGTATCCGGATCAGGTGATCTGAGCAATTTCACCGTAATGATAAGCTTCACCGATGCAGGCATGAAAAGTGCCACCAACGGAGGAAATGTACAAAGCGATAACGGGTACGACATCATTTTCGCAGACGCTGACAACAGCCTTGTTCTCAATCATCAATTGGAAAAATATGATGCCACCACAGGAGAAGTGGTGGCATGGGTGAAGATTCCTACATTATCCGGATCCTCCCCAACCACCATTTACATGCATTACGGAAATGCTGCCATCACTTCGGATTATTCCTCCGTGGGAACATGGCCATGCACCTACAAGGCAGTATGGCATTTGCATAGCAGTTTCAATGATGCTTCTCCCTCGGGCAACAACCTCACAAACACAGGTTCAGCAGACATAACAGGTATCGCGGCAAACGCACAAGACTTTGAAAAAGGTTCACTCAATTATGCCACCTTCTCTGACCCAGCGCTGGATGATTCCGATCCGCTTACGGTTGAAGCATGGATCAACGTTGAAAGCCTATCGGGCAACGATGCAAACTGGGGCAGCGGTATCGTAGCATCCAATACCGGAGATAAAACAAATGATTTCATTTTAAGTGTGGATAAGAACGGAGCCATTCACTTCTCGGATTGGCGAAATGACGGGGCCGACACAGACGGGCGAAGCAAATCCGCCACCGGGCAGATCACCACCGGTACCTGGTACTACGTCACCGCCGTATGGGACGGTTCATCCCGAAAGATCTACAAAAACGGTAGCCAGTTGGGTGGTTTATCCAACGCCACCACCGGCTCCGGTTGGACCTACATGAATTCCCTTGGTCGCAGCTACACCACATCCGGATACTATTTTGATGGCATCATCGATGAAGTAAGAATCTCCCGAACCGAACGTTCCGCCGATTGGATTGCCACAAACTACAACAACATTTCCAACCCTTCTTCTTTTTTCACTCTTAATAAGATTGTAAGGTCTACCACAACCGGTAACTGGTCGGATGGCTCTACATGGGAAGGTGGAATCGCACCCACATCCACAGACAGTGTGATTATCCAGGCCACGGATGTAGTTACACTCACCGCTAATGCCAGCTGCGACGGTTTGAACATTGAAGCCGATGGCACATTGGACGCATCCACGGGCGATTACAAACTGACGCTGACCGGGGTTTTCACCAATGCAGGCACCTTCACTCATCAAGATGGCGAGGTAGAAATGGCCGGCACGGAAGCGCAGGAAATCTCGGGCACCACCACCTTCCATGACCTTACCATCAACAACTCAGCCGGTGTCACTATCAGCTCAGGGACTTCTTACATCGAAGGCAGTCTTACACCTACCCTGGGAACATTGACGATTGATCCTGCGGCAGGATTAACACTGCTGTCAAACTCCAGCCACACCGGACGCATCGGCTCCTTCAACGGATCCTCTGACATATCCGGTAATGTAACCGTACAACGATTCGTACCGAAAGTCCCGGCCTATGCAGGCTTCCGACACTTGGCCTTTCCCATTGAAAACGCAGACTTGAGTGATATTGACGACGACATCACCCTCTCCGGTGTTACCGGCTCAACTGGATCCGGCAGTGCATGGACCGGTTACTGGAACAATGTCTACTGGTATGATGAGGATCAGGTTGACGATGGCACCATGGATGCAGGTTGGGTTGCCCTCACAGATGTTACCGATTTACTTGATTATAGGCTCGGCTACAACATATGGATTTACAAAAACGACCTGAATGCAACTTTTGATGTAACAGGCACGCTGCACACCGGCAATACCACCTTCAATATCACCTATGATAACCGAGGAGCCGCAGAAGACAACGGATGGAACCTGATCTCCAATCCCTATCCCTCCCAAATCGACTGGGAACATGCGGATGTGGTATACAACGGAAGCGTTAACAATGCCATCTACGTATACAACGATGCCCATGAACACTATGAAGGTTGGGTAAATGGCATTGCTCTGAACCATGGAACCCAATACATCGCATCAGGACAAGGTTTCCTTATCCAAACCAGTGGCGCAGCACCCACTCTGACCATGACGGAAGATGTTAAAACCAATGTCGCCACAACCTTCTATGGTCGTCAGAATATGGCAGCCATGCCGGACATGTTCAAAATCAACATCACCAACAACACCCTGTCAGATCAATGCGTGATTACTTTCAGGGATGGAGCAACCAACCAATTCGACAAAACCATGGACGCTCACAAACCATGGATGACGTTAAAAGGAACACCGAACATCGCCTCCTTGTCATCCGAAGGTGAATCCATGGCGATCAATAGCCTGCCCATACCCGAACAACGCTTGCAAATCCCTTTGAGGGTGAAGGTCCTCACACCCGGAACCTACAGCCTGAGTGCCTCAGATATCAAAATGAATGACAAGTTTTGCATGATGCTTGAAGATAAGCTAACCGGAAAGGTTATGGATCTTCGCTCCATGGAGACCTATACTTTTGATACGCAATCCAAAGATGTCAAAGACCGATTTGTCGTACACCTGAGCATTAATCCGGTTTTGAATGTTCAAAGCACGCCTGCCGCCTGCCAAGGTAGCGCCACTGGAAAGGTTGCCGTAAGCGCCAACCAGGGAGAGTGGGTATTTGACTGGTTCAATGCAGATCACCAACTGATCCGCTCAACGGGAATTACCGGCAAGGAAATGGAACTCGACCATTTGAAGCCAGGAACATACTATGTGCAGGCGCGAAACAATGATGGAACATTGACTTGTGGCTGGAATGAAACTACCATTGAACTGGGTTCAGCCACCGAAATCAACCTGACAACCAACCCTGAACAGTCCCAGCCTTCTCATTGCAACATGGCCGACGGAACTGTAAGCATTGCTGTCAATGGCGGTATAGAACCCTATACGATATTATGGTCGGATGGCGGCAGCGGTGCCGAAAGAACCAACCTTAAAGCAGGCGTTTACAATGTTAAAATAACCGATGCCGCCAGTTGTACAACTGACAATGAAGTAGAAATAACCAGCGTAAATAACGTTGTATCTCAATTTGCCGTTGCTACACAGAAGCCGGCAGCCGAAAGCAACATCTCGTTTACGAATACGTCAGAACACGCAAATTCCTATTCATGGGATTTTGGTGATGGAACAGCCGCCAATCACCAGGCTAATCCGGTTCATGTATACACAAAACCAGGTGTTTACACGGTAAGTCTGACGGCATCAAACGGCAACTGTACCACCCTAACCACACAGGATATTCTGGTTGATAAAAAAACCGGGAATATTACCCCCGGAGATGGCGCCCCAACACTGGAGGTCAGCACGGTAAACAACAACATACTAGTGAGGGTCAATGGAAATGCCCAGAACGGAATGGCTGACATTTCCCTGTACAACCTGCTTGGACAAGAACTCTCACGGAAGGAAGCAAGTGGAAATCAACTAGTCACCTTCCAAGTTAACAAGTCCGGCATATACCTGTTGCAGGTTCGGGTTGATGGAAACACTGTACTAACCCACAAGGTCACTGCCCATAACTAG
- a CDS encoding archaeosortase/exosortase family protein, whose translation MASRNYTKSRFRLTDPLISFLGIGAVLSIASLVAYHLLLDKEWINTRLSEATVTGTEAFIRLLGYSMFREGTVLGLEGTIGLKVGPPCNGLGLFVLFSIFVMAFPGPAKHKLWFIPSGLLLLYVLNVMRVFALCLLLLHHPDWLAFNHSYTFTVTMYFIVLLLWMTWINRWSRSLKHAPSS comes from the coding sequence ATGGCGTCGCGGAATTACACCAAATCACGTTTCAGGCTCACCGACCCCTTGATATCCTTCCTCGGCATAGGGGCGGTACTGAGCATTGCCTCACTTGTGGCCTACCACTTACTTCTCGACAAGGAATGGATCAACACCAGGTTGTCGGAAGCGACCGTGACCGGCACCGAAGCATTCATCCGGTTGTTGGGATATTCCATGTTCAGGGAAGGAACCGTTCTGGGGCTGGAAGGAACCATCGGACTCAAGGTAGGTCCTCCGTGCAACGGCCTTGGGCTTTTCGTTCTCTTCTCCATATTTGTGATGGCATTTCCCGGACCTGCCAAGCACAAATTATGGTTCATACCTTCAGGGTTGCTCCTGTTGTATGTGTTAAATGTCATGCGTGTTTTTGCGCTGTGTCTGCTGCTCTTGCACCATCCGGATTGGCTGGCGTTCAATCACTCTTACACATTCACCGTAACCATGTACTTTATTGTGCTGCTGTTATGGATGACATGGATCAACCGCTGGAGTCGCTCTTTGAAACATGCACCTTCCTCATGA
- a CDS encoding polysaccharide biosynthesis tyrosine autokinase has protein sequence MRSSHLSGASAESKGFDVKSYALRCLRYWYLFPASLLIFIGYAFYNVRYSVPTYSVSASLLVNDEYSSWGREYFLSGLELVSARNRLVNEIGVIKSFPLIRRTLDSLDFDISYYDLGRVKTTELYWNSPFKVVADASSFLRLQGRKCHLRILSPETYMLQYGPEDNPVEEILPFGKMVTIGEAHFKVLLTQKYREELFGDKHYFFVFNNLDFMAKSYQNRVRVEPETKESSVLILSITGNCIKKEIRFLNKLMQVYIEVGREKNSRIAISTMSFINDQLRVISDSLSYTENDMEQFQRSNMNLGFGGSALSVYTSLVDLENNRNQLQLTKQYYHYLRDYLQKNDNASGLVIPSTMQIGDQILTSLVGRLVQLYADKEQMMVDAKTTGDNVLLMPINRQIKSMKALLLENLENLESKTNIDLQNVEKKIADARSQVNQLPDAHREMVNIQRQYSLNNNLYTYLLNKKAEASLAKAADITNANVLEKASMLKVGRTGPNIAKIYTTNVLFGLAIPFLIVFCFMYFDTRIVEKKDIEAATSIPILGFVGHSKKRTNLVVIDNFKSLIAESFRSIRTGINYMAKGQSDLVLLITSSVSSEGKTFTAINLASLYAASGKRVVLVGADMRRPRIFQDFKLNNEKGLSNYLIGSMGLNEIVQHTGIQNLDIISAGPLPPNPAELLESGQFKQLMDELRSNYNIVIIDTPPMGLVTDALLITDLADVILFMIRFNYTKKPQLQHINEQITHYKVKNIGIIANDVSGSMMPYSSGYGYGYGWEGYYSDDEPKPKGLFSFWSRKKYVD, from the coding sequence ATGAGAAGCTCCCATTTGAGTGGGGCATCTGCAGAAAGCAAAGGTTTTGACGTCAAGTCATATGCATTGCGGTGCCTTCGTTATTGGTATTTGTTTCCGGCAAGTCTGTTGATCTTTATCGGTTATGCTTTTTACAATGTCAGGTATTCGGTTCCTACCTACAGTGTGTCGGCCAGCTTATTGGTAAATGACGAATATTCTTCCTGGGGAAGGGAGTATTTTCTGAGCGGATTGGAATTGGTTAGTGCGCGGAATCGGTTGGTGAATGAAATCGGGGTGATTAAATCGTTTCCGCTGATCAGGCGAACGTTGGATAGCCTTGATTTTGATATTTCCTATTATGATCTCGGAAGGGTGAAGACCACAGAGCTCTATTGGAACAGTCCTTTTAAGGTGGTGGCGGACGCATCCAGTTTTCTCAGGTTGCAGGGACGAAAGTGCCATCTCAGAATACTCTCCCCTGAAACATATATGCTTCAATACGGTCCCGAGGACAATCCCGTCGAAGAAATATTGCCTTTTGGTAAAATGGTGACAATCGGTGAAGCGCATTTCAAAGTGCTCCTGACCCAAAAGTATCGTGAGGAATTGTTTGGAGATAAACACTATTTCTTTGTTTTTAACAACCTTGATTTCATGGCCAAATCCTACCAGAACCGGGTGAGAGTTGAGCCGGAAACCAAAGAGTCATCCGTATTGATCTTGTCGATAACCGGTAATTGTATCAAAAAAGAGATCCGGTTTCTTAACAAACTGATGCAGGTCTATATTGAAGTTGGCAGAGAGAAAAACAGCCGGATCGCTATCAGCACCATGTCTTTCATCAATGATCAGTTGAGAGTGATCTCTGATTCATTAAGCTATACCGAAAATGATATGGAGCAATTTCAGCGATCCAACATGAACCTCGGTTTCGGTGGATCGGCATTGTCGGTATATACGTCGTTGGTTGATCTGGAGAATAACAGAAACCAGTTGCAACTTACCAAGCAATACTATCATTACTTGAGAGATTATTTGCAGAAGAATGATAATGCCAGCGGGCTTGTGATTCCTTCCACCATGCAGATAGGTGACCAGATACTGACTTCATTGGTGGGACGCCTCGTGCAATTATATGCAGATAAGGAACAGATGATGGTGGATGCCAAAACCACCGGTGACAATGTTTTACTGATGCCCATCAATCGGCAGATCAAAAGCATGAAAGCCCTGTTGCTCGAAAATCTGGAGAACCTGGAAAGCAAAACCAACATTGATCTGCAGAACGTCGAAAAGAAAATTGCCGATGCCCGGAGCCAGGTGAACCAACTGCCGGATGCGCATCGTGAAATGGTGAATATTCAACGCCAATATTCGCTGAACAACAATTTGTATACCTATCTGCTGAATAAAAAGGCTGAAGCAAGTTTGGCCAAAGCAGCTGATATCACCAATGCCAATGTGCTTGAAAAAGCCAGTATGCTGAAGGTGGGTAGGACCGGGCCGAACATAGCAAAGATATATACCACCAACGTGTTGTTCGGATTGGCCATCCCTTTCCTGATTGTTTTCTGTTTTATGTATTTTGATACCAGGATCGTAGAAAAGAAGGATATAGAAGCTGCAACCAGCATTCCTATCCTTGGCTTTGTTGGGCATAGTAAAAAGAGAACCAATCTCGTGGTCATTGACAATTTTAAATCCCTGATCGCCGAATCTTTTCGCTCGATCCGTACGGGGATCAACTACATGGCCAAAGGTCAGTCAGATCTTGTTCTGCTGATTACATCATCCGTAAGTTCCGAAGGTAAAACCTTTACCGCCATCAACCTTGCCTCTCTGTATGCAGCGTCTGGTAAACGGGTGGTACTGGTGGGTGCGGATATGAGACGTCCCCGTATCTTTCAGGACTTTAAACTTAACAATGAGAAAGGGCTTAGCAATTATCTGATCGGAAGCATGGGGTTGAATGAAATTGTTCAACACACCGGGATTCAGAACCTGGATATTATTTCTGCCGGTCCCTTACCTCCTAATCCAGCGGAACTGCTGGAAAGCGGACAGTTCAAACAGCTGATGGACGAACTCAGGAGCAACTACAACATTGTAATCATTGATACTCCTCCCATGGGATTGGTTACAGACGCATTGCTGATCACCGATCTGGCCGATGTGATTCTCTTTATGATTCGCTTCAATTATACCAAGAAGCCCCAGCTTCAGCACATCAACGAACAAATCACACATTACAAAGTCAAGAACATTGGCATCATCGCCAATGATGTTTCCGGATCCATGATGCCATATAGTTCAGGCTACGGATATGGTTACGGGTGGGAAGGTTATTATTCGGATGACGAACCCAAGCCAAAGGGATTGTTCAGCTTTTGGTCCAGAAAAAAGTATGTGGATTAG
- a CDS encoding ABC transporter permease, with amino-acid sequence MKEQHAHAWTVEIKPQSAWFNLNLRRIWQYRDLLALFVKRDFIAQYKQTILGPLWFLIQPMLTTIVFTVIFGNVAKISTDGLPPLAFYLVGITGWNYFADCISKTSNTFTSNARIFEKVYFPRIIVPLSVVTSSLIRFSIQLLLLIGTIAYYVVKGRLEVPGLQVLMVVPLVAILAGLGLGMGMTISSMTTKYRDLQFLVSFGVQLLMYATPVVYPLSFISEKYRWVAMYNPLTSIIEGFRYIFLGAGSFSLLHLLYSFGCMCVILMLGAFAFNRTEQSFIDTV; translated from the coding sequence ATGAAAGAACAACACGCCCATGCCTGGACGGTAGAAATAAAGCCCCAGAGCGCATGGTTTAACTTGAACCTGCGTAGGATTTGGCAATACCGCGATTTGCTGGCACTTTTTGTAAAAAGGGATTTCATCGCGCAATACAAACAAACCATTCTTGGTCCGCTGTGGTTTTTGATTCAACCTATGTTGACCACCATTGTCTTTACCGTGATTTTTGGTAACGTCGCAAAAATATCCACTGACGGACTTCCGCCTCTGGCATTCTACCTGGTAGGTATCACCGGGTGGAATTACTTTGCCGATTGCATCTCAAAAACCTCCAATACTTTTACCTCCAATGCAAGGATCTTTGAGAAGGTGTACTTCCCCAGAATCATTGTTCCCCTGTCAGTAGTCACCTCCAGCCTCATCCGGTTTTCCATCCAATTGCTTTTGCTGATAGGAACCATCGCATATTATGTGGTTAAAGGGCGATTGGAGGTGCCCGGTTTGCAAGTCCTTATGGTGGTGCCTTTGGTGGCCATCCTGGCTGGTCTTGGCCTTGGCATGGGCATGACCATATCGTCAATGACCACCAAATACCGCGACCTTCAGTTCCTGGTGAGTTTCGGGGTGCAGTTGCTGATGTACGCAACGCCGGTGGTCTACCCGCTTTCGTTTATCTCCGAAAAGTACAGGTGGGTGGCCATGTACAATCCGCTTACTTCCATCATTGAAGGGTTTAGATATATTTTCCTGGGCGCTGGATCTTTTAGTCTTCTGCATTTGCTGTATTCCTTCGGATGCATGTGCGTGATCCTGATGTTGGGTGCATTCGCCTTTAATCGTACCGAGCAATCCTTTATTGATACCGTTTAG
- a CDS encoding ABC transporter ATP-binding protein has product MSQIVIQAEDVSKLYRLGVVGANTMADDLNRLWARIRGKEDPILKVGEVNARNEAGASNYVWALRNVNFELEQGEVMGVIGKNGAGKSTLLKILSQVTKPTTGRIGVKGRIASMLEVGTGFHPELTGRENVFLNGAILGMTKKEIRGKLDEIISFSGVERYIDTPAKRYSSGMKVRLGFAVAAHLEPEILIVDEVLAVGDVEFQRRCVEKMQEVARQGKTILFVSHNMASIKSLCTRCIHMENGMVKFDGDVEDAIDLYIKSNAEVFQNGQIPQGVGDINTGQAEYTSVKLLNEQREAIDDVYFFAPIRLELGIVVHETVESANLVVRIFNSSKVPMSNSYLLMDRPPVHLEKGKHVVRVEIGNRFQPGSYYVSLAITSAAGKAIQVVNDVLLFNILQVSEAGGQDFKFGKSKGGILAETKWEIQSIQKNEHQR; this is encoded by the coding sequence ATGAGCCAAATTGTTATCCAAGCTGAAGATGTTTCTAAGTTGTACAGACTTGGCGTCGTGGGGGCCAATACCATGGCAGATGATCTGAACCGGCTATGGGCTAGAATCCGTGGAAAAGAAGACCCGATCCTGAAAGTGGGAGAAGTCAATGCCAGGAATGAAGCGGGAGCAAGCAATTATGTGTGGGCCCTGCGTAACGTCAACTTTGAATTGGAGCAAGGGGAGGTGATGGGCGTCATCGGAAAGAATGGTGCAGGCAAATCTACCTTACTCAAAATCTTGTCGCAGGTAACAAAGCCAACCACAGGAAGGATTGGTGTGAAAGGACGCATCGCATCCATGTTGGAAGTGGGTACGGGCTTTCATCCGGAATTGACGGGTAGGGAGAATGTTTTCCTGAACGGTGCAATCCTGGGTATGACAAAAAAAGAGATTCGTGGGAAACTGGATGAGATTATCAGTTTCTCAGGCGTCGAACGCTATATCGATACGCCTGCCAAACGCTATTCGTCCGGCATGAAGGTAAGGTTGGGTTTTGCGGTCGCCGCGCATCTTGAACCTGAAATTCTGATTGTTGATGAAGTTCTGGCAGTAGGTGATGTGGAGTTCCAAAGGCGCTGTGTTGAAAAGATGCAGGAGGTTGCAAGGCAGGGGAAAACCATTTTGTTTGTGAGCCACAACATGGCTTCCATCAAAAGCCTATGTACCCGTTGCATTCACATGGAAAATGGCATGGTGAAGTTTGATGGCGATGTTGAAGATGCCATAGATCTTTACATCAAAAGCAACGCCGAGGTATTTCAAAACGGGCAGATCCCTCAGGGCGTAGGTGATATCAATACCGGTCAGGCAGAATATACTTCGGTGAAGCTGCTCAACGAACAACGGGAGGCCATTGACGATGTTTACTTCTTTGCGCCGATCCGGTTGGAGTTGGGTATTGTGGTGCACGAAACAGTGGAAAGCGCCAACCTGGTTGTGAGAATTTTTAACAGCAGTAAGGTCCCGATGTCTAACTCCTACCTGTTGATGGACAGGCCACCGGTGCATCTTGAAAAAGGAAAACATGTGGTTCGGGTGGAAATCGGCAACCGTTTTCAGCCGGGTTCGTATTACGTGTCGCTTGCCATAACATCGGCAGCCGGGAAAGCCATTCAGGTGGTTAATGACGTATTGCTTTTCAACATACTTCAGGTTTCGGAAGCAGGCGGGCAAGATTTTAAATTCGGCAAATCCAAAGGTGGTATCTTAGCCGAAACCAAATGGGAAATTCAGTCAATCCAAAAAAATGAACATCAAAGGTAA
- a CDS encoding NAD-dependent epimerase/dehydratase family protein produces MNIKGKKVLVIGGAGFIGSAVVRKLLETDVESVCIYDNFTRGNTDNIADSLRDPRCKIFSHGGDIRDLDILDAAMKGVDYVFHLAAMWLLHCKDYPRTAFEVNIAGTFNVLEACVKHGVKKLIYSSSASVYGDAVEVPMTETHPFHNRNFYGATKISGEAMCTAFNDRYGLKVIGLRYMNVYGPGQDQDAAYSGVIPVMLNKIDANEVPTVNGDGSQAYDFIYVDDVAACNLKALASDTEFGFYNVATGVQTSIKTLCELILKLKQSDLNVQYKPYSPDDIRQLVQNRIGSPEKATDDLGFTYGISLEQGLKKLIAWRDNAGTVPSHTVVS; encoded by the coding sequence ATGAACATCAAAGGTAAAAAGGTCCTGGTCATCGGAGGCGCAGGTTTTATTGGTAGTGCGGTCGTACGTAAACTGCTCGAAACCGATGTGGAATCTGTTTGTATTTACGACAATTTCACACGGGGGAATACAGACAACATCGCCGACTCGCTTCGTGATCCGCGATGTAAAATCTTTTCCCATGGTGGTGACATCCGCGATCTGGATATCTTGGATGCCGCAATGAAAGGCGTTGATTACGTGTTTCATCTGGCCGCCATGTGGCTCCTGCATTGCAAAGACTACCCGCGTACAGCATTTGAAGTGAATATTGCCGGAACGTTCAACGTGCTTGAGGCCTGCGTCAAACATGGTGTCAAGAAGCTCATATACTCTTCTTCTGCATCGGTATACGGAGATGCCGTGGAGGTTCCCATGACGGAAACGCACCCCTTTCACAACCGCAATTTCTACGGGGCAACCAAAATATCCGGTGAAGCCATGTGTACCGCTTTTAATGATAGGTATGGTCTGAAGGTGATCGGGTTGAGGTACATGAATGTCTATGGACCCGGACAAGACCAGGATGCAGCCTATAGCGGTGTTATTCCGGTTATGCTTAATAAGATCGATGCAAATGAGGTACCCACCGTGAATGGTGACGGATCACAGGCATATGATTTCATTTATGTGGATGATGTGGCAGCATGCAACCTGAAAGCCCTTGCCAGTGACACGGAATTCGGATTCTATAATGTCGCCACCGGTGTGCAGACTTCCATCAAAACCCTGTGCGAACTTATCCTCAAACTCAAGCAATCCGACCTCAACGTTCAATACAAACCCTACTCACCCGATGACATCCGACAACTGGTGCAAAATCGCATCGGGTCGCCCGAGAAAGCAACGGATGACCTTGGCTTTACCTATGGTATCAGCCTAGAACAAGGTTTGAAGAAGCTGATCGCATGGAGAGATAATGCAGGAACCGTTCCATCTCATACGGTTGTTTCATGA